From Micromonospora auratinigra:
CTTGAGCGAGGCGGTCACCGTCCGGTCGGTCAGCCACAGATAGCAGCGGACACCCCGGTCACCGGCGACCCACCGGCCGGCCCCGGGCGGGCGGACCACCACCCCGCTGCGGAACCGCAGCATCGGGTCGTCGGGCACCCCGGCGTACTTCGCCAGCGCGGTGTAACAGCCGGTGTAGAAGGGTGCCCAGTCGGCGTCCTTCCTGGGGTACGGCTTGTCGGGCGCCGCCCACACCCCGGCGAACTCGGCGTCGTGCGCGGTCCGGCAGTCCACCGGGGCCAGGGTCACCTTCCGGGCCGCCCCGGCGCTGCGCTGGCAGCCCAGCCGCAGCGGGGACGTCCCCTTCAGCGCGTCCCGCAGGCTGCCGGTCCGGGTCACCACGGCGGCGGCCGCCTCGACCGTGGTCAGCTCGCTCAGGTCGCACCGGTACCAGCGGGAACCGGCCGCCCAGCCGGGCCCGGTCGGCAGCGCCACGGCCAGCCGCAGCCGGCCGGCCCGCCAGTTGTCGCCCACGTACCCGCTGGCCCGGGTGTCACAGTCGGCGAAGGCGGTACGCAGCTCGGCGGAGCCGAGGGCGGGCGGCGCGGGCCGGTCCACCCCGAAGGCGCCCACGTGCACGGTCTCCACCCGGTGCGGCAGGTCGCAGCCGACCGGCTCGTACCCGTCCAGCCCCACGGTGGGGGTGAAGTCGGCGACCTGGCACACCCCGGCGGCCGGCGTGAACGGCCCCGCCGCCGGCAGCGCCGCCCAGTCGTCGGTCAGATCCCCGTCCAGCCCGCCCGACCGCGCGCACCCCGCAGCCAGGGTCGCCACGACCACCGCCGCGACCAGGCCCCGTATCGCTCGCCCCATCGCGGCCTCCCCCACCCCGACGACCGCCGTGCCCGACGGTCCGCCCAGGCTAGCCGAAAATGACCTTCCGGTGACAGAGCGCGATCCCGTTCAGCTCCCGCACCCCCACCCGGAAACCCCCACAAAACCCCCACCACGCCAGGTCGCCGCCCGGGTGGGGAGAGGGAGGGGGAGGGAGGACGGGGGTCAGGCGGGGGTGGCGGCGAGGGGGTTGGGGACGGGGGCGCCGGCGGTGCCGGGGGCGGCGGTGGTGGGGTCCGCGGTGAGCTCGACGATCTTGTTGTCGGCGTCGACGTGGACGACCTTGGGCCGGTAGGCGCGGGCCTCGGCATCGT
This genomic window contains:
- a CDS encoding septum formation family protein, with protein sequence MGRAIRGLVAAVVVATLAAGCARSGGLDGDLTDDWAALPAAGPFTPAAGVCQVADFTPTVGLDGYEPVGCDLPHRVETVHVGAFGVDRPAPPALGSAELRTAFADCDTRASGYVGDNWRAGRLRLAVALPTGPGWAAGSRWYRCDLSELTTVEAAAAVVTRTGSLRDALKGTSPLRLGCQRSAGAARKVTLAPVDCRTAHDAEFAGVWAAPDKPYPRKDADWAPFYTGCYTALAKYAGVPDDPMLRFRSGVVVRPPGAGRWVAGDRGVRCYLWLTDRTVTASLKAAGPGKLPVRTR